Within Vicia villosa cultivar HV-30 ecotype Madison, WI linkage group LG1, Vvil1.0, whole genome shotgun sequence, the genomic segment ttaaagaGAGATGGGGAAGGAAGAAAGTACACAGAGATATACAATGGTTTTAAAATCGGCCTTAATATGCCTACTTCACTCTTTAATGGTTTAAAATCATTGGGAAAATTAATCATGTCTTCCACTATTTTCAAGAGttaatatacaaatatttttgaTACAACGAAATATCATCAATTCAGATGCTAATTGTCCATATTGCATTAGCCTACACTCGAATCCAATGGAAATTCCTCCTGTTGATGGAGATACCTAACTGCTATAGACAAGATCCTAAATGATCTTGATCAAATAATTTTGATATCCACAATAACCTCTTTTCAAAATAGCTCTTCCACATTGAGGGCTGCATCAAGATCAACTTgagtttttttctctttttcctgTAAATATCAGTTAGACCAATTCTATCTGTCATAGTTTGAATGCTATTAAAAACCTTTTCAGCTTCAAAGACTTTGGTTTGAACATTTCCAAAATTGGTTTTGTTTTGAACCTCCAAATTAGATTTAAGAATTATTAACTTCTTGTCTAGAATATACATAGGACAACCACTGGTACTAGTCAACCAAATATTCTTGATGATATCCAAGCAACCCTCGTTCAAAGGCCACATTTTGAGGAATTTGAATTGAGATATGAATTTTATCTCCTCAAAATTACAAGTCAAGATGATATGATAACAATCATATATAATTTTTGTAAGAGTGTTCAAGTAATAGTAGAACATGCATCAAgcaaatcaatattttttttgaaaggaaaaCGATTTCATTAAAAGACAGGTCCCTCACGGGAAGCAACATCAGAGAAACAAGGGGGATCCACAGTCCAAGATCTAGCCCCAAGAGCCTTGCCCCATTTAACAAGATTATGGGCATCAGAATTTAAGTCTCTATTGAAATACATAACAGAGCATAAAGAGAAACTATTACATAATTCCCTAACATCTCCATCAATTAAATCAAGCTCAGCCACATGGTTTATAGAGTTAATACAATCCACCACAACAGATGCATCAGATTGGATCAGAACTTTGTCCAGGTGAAGCTCCTTGGCAATCTGCACGCACCACCGTATGGCTAGCAATTCCGCGAGAGAGGGGTCAACACACACTTCTTCACGACTGCAAGCCGCGTAAAAAGTCTTGGAGTCCCATGATTTGAACACACCGCCGAAGGCCACCCACCCATCATTGAAACACCCTGCATCCACTTAATAAAAACCAAGTCAGTGGCTTGCTTATCAGCTTTCCATCCATCAGGTTCCTTGATCCTCTTCTTTGGCACCGGATTTATCGCATTAAACTCAGCCACAGAATCCCATGCTTCCATGGCGACTCTCACAGGGTCCTTTTGAATCTGTTGGAAATGCAAAGAATTCCTAGCATTCCAGATCTTCTAGAGAAGGGCACAAAGCATTTGAGATCGAAACCGGTCAGAATTGTCGAGGCACAGAGTCAACCAATTCAGAATATCCATTTGGGGCGGGATGCGAACACCAAGAGGGGAGGAGAAGTGGACAATTCTAGAGAATTCACAATGTAAGAACAGATGGTTTGTTGATTCAATCTCCCTGTCACAGAACAAGCAAGAACAATCTAACTTGATTCCTTTCCTTGAAAGATTAGCTTTAGTAGGAAGGATGTCTTTCCCCAATCTCCAAATGAAATTCTTTACGCGTGGATGAAGATGAGCATGCCAAACTTTCTTCCACAATTGTTCAAAGTTCGCGCCCGAGGGACCAGGCTTCTTACTACTAGCCGCTGCTTGGAGAGCGTGGTAGGCTGTCTTGACAGAATAAACACCATTTTTTGCCTTGGTCCAGTAGATTTCGTCTTCAGGCCTGCAGAAAGACAATGGGATGCTGAGGATTTTTTGAGCGATCGAGGGATTGAAGTTCTGCGTGATCAGGGATCTATTCCAGCAAGTAAGGTTATGATCAATGAGGTCGCTAACTGTTGCGTCAATACTCACTCTGCTATCGCGAGAAAACGGCAGGCAGCCACCAATTCCCGGTATCCAGTTATCTCTCCAAACCCTTACCTTCGAGCCAGTACCAATCCTCCATGAAATACCCTTAGTGACACAATCTTTAGCACTCAAAATACTTCTCCAGGCATAGCTAGGACTGTAGCCAAGAGAAGCGTCTTCTATAGAGCAATTAGGGTAGTATCGACTCTTGAAAACTTTAGCAAATAGAGAGTTGTCCATTTTCAGCAATCGCCAGAAATGCTTTCCCAAGAGACTGAGATTAAAATTACCAACACCCCTAAATCCCATTCCACCCCCTCCTTTCGCACACGCCAACTTTTCCCACGACAACCAATGAATTTTACGTTCCCCATCCTTTGATCCCCACCAGAACCTGGCCAACATGCTTTCAATCTCCTAGAACACACCTGCTGGGAGCCGATAGCAGCTCATTATATAATTTGTATGGCTTGAGCAACCGCTTTGATTAACACCTCTTTTCCGGCTCTCGACAGAAACTTCTCTTTCCACCCTTTGAGCTTCTTCCATACCCTCTCAATAACAAGCTTAAAAATCTCCTTCTTTGACCTACCAAAAATAACCGAAAGTCCTAGGTATTTAGAATGTCTCGCCACAGTCTTTATCTGAATCCGGTTCTGGATCGTAAGTTTGACGACATCACACACATTTCGACTATATGACGCTTCAGACTTCTCTAAATTGACCACTTGTCCCGATGCTTCTTGGTATCTCTGCAAGATTTTCATAACAGTCATGCCTTCAGTCTCGCTCGCTctagttgtcgcacgctcgcgaaaaatgaacagagtcgccaccaatatatttatcccataagggaaaggaatatcagaaaacctaacaaaggaaggaacagggtcttgcgaccagagaatcaaggtacgggagtcggttacgcaaggggaaggtactagcacccctcgcgcccatcgtactcgatggtatccacctatgtttgtttctatctaaagggtgtgtactatgtctatgtctaaatgcgaatgcatgcaaaagaaatacggggaaaagaaggaattatttacaaatgtgctcgttcaagccccgcgacttgatgcctacgtatccttttcaggaatcagagcgccgtagttcggctcaagatttgtttgtttttgtgttttttagttgggcggagttaacgctcgcgctcttgcataaggggacagcctaggatgcaatagagcggagataacaatgcccttaagaaaggagagaaagagagagagtttttgagtgtttcgagaaaatccctaaagcaagggaaactcgagttactctttggtttgtgtcttttagaatttgggaacttacgcccgaatggttccctaaagcaagggagatccaagcactcgaatgattccctaaagcaagggagatccaagcttccattccctttttaatgattttcacttttttattaatgttttttaggtgttttctttgtattttttagagggattttatttgagtatttattagatgttttatgttgtaaaagaaaaagaaatgagaaagtgggggactagcctaatttctaagcctaattgTTGTTCTAGTTTATGTACAAATCTAGCCTAAAATTATGGTAACTAAATTCTAAAATGAGCATGAAATGATATTAACATAGGCCAAAATTATAGGCCAAAATCAAGTaacaaaatgacaaaaaaattatACGAAAATAACATAGAAATGATACAAAATGATAAAAGAATCAATTCAAGATTAGTacaaaatttaaactaaaaataccactatttttatgagttttttatgtcattttattaccaaaaaaaggTATCAAAAAAACTGAGTAGAAAAACCTAAAAAACTACCAATTAAATGTGAATCAGGGGGTGTGAAGAGTACATGCGCAGGCCTGGTACAGAGGCCCAAATGGTTTTTTGTTGTtcaggtttttggccaaaaagtGGAGGTGTAACGGGCCTAACTGAGGTGCGAATAGGGGATTTCATACCAGGCCCAGATGCTGATTGCTTTGATTCACTATATCCAATTTTTATTCAGATTTTTATGTAATAAAAGTAattgaattaaaaacaaaaattaaaaaaagaaaggggattagggttcatTTTGAGACGATTCAGCTCACTCTCAGACTCCTCCTCACTCTCGCAACAAACGGCGCCGACGGCGCCCTCCCCTATCTCCGATTCAATCTCCGACCACCACAAATTGCATCCCCTTCCTCACGACCTAAGTCATTCTCCCTCTGAATTCATCTTCTCAATTTCTTATTGATTATCAACTTAAACCTAAACCTCCAAATCTACATCACAAAACCTTACAGACTCGAAATCAAAACCTAAGTTGAGAAGGAACCTGGATTTGAGCTATTAGCGAGGAATTATGACCCGTGCAATCAATAACGCCATCAATTGCGTCCAGAACGAACGGAGAAACTTTGCATCATATCTCAACGGCGGCGAGGACGTCGGTCTCGATGGAAGATTCTCAGGTACCGACATGTTTCATTTCGATTCAGCACCTCATCTCATtaccttcttctctttcttctttctgtTTTTGAATTATTTTGGAATTTCTGTGTGTTGCCGCTGCTGAGTGATTGTTGTTGTGCGTTGAGAGAGAATGCCGAGGGAGATGATGGAAATTAGGCTTAGCACACCTTCATTCAGAGTTCAAAGATGGAACTCTGATGAAGATTAGTGGTTGTGCTTTGGTGAGAATGGAGAAGATGTGGTTGCAGAGAGTGAGcagagagaagatgaagatgattggtgAGTGTGATGAATAAAGCGTGTGACATGGAGAATTGAGATGAAGAATGGTAGAGTGTGGTGGTTATggtgtg encodes:
- the LOC131608553 gene encoding uncharacterized protein LOC131608553, which gives rise to MTVMKILQRYQEASGQVVNLEKSEASYSRNVCDVVKLTIQNRIQIKTVARHSKYLGLSVIFGRSKKEIFKLVIERVWKKLKGWKEKFLSRAGKEVLIKAVAQAIQII